CGCGTTCCAGGTGATAGAGCGCGCGATGCCACCACAGGTGATGCAGCAGATTGTTGCCGCCCTGCCAGTGCGGTTCGAGCGCGCCGAGCAGGCCGATGCCTTCGCTGCGCCGGCCCTGCATTTCCAGGACGTGAGCCACGGCATGGGTCGCCCAGATATCGCCGGGGTCGAGCGCGATGGCTTCGCGGCCGGCATTCTCCGCCACGGTGTAGTTGCCGCATTCCTCGTTGGCGAAGGCGCGGCAGGCGAGCATGGCGCCTCGTCCGGGCAGGCCGAGGTCCCATTGCGGCAACGCCGCCTCGACAAGGCTGAGCATCTGTTCCGGCCGGCCGAGCCAGAAGGCGTTGAAATGGTGCAGGCGGAAGGCCAGCACATCCCGGGGATGGTCCCTGACGATCGCCTCCCAGCGCGCCAGCAGTTCGTCGAGGCGGCCGTCGACCCAGGCGTCGAGCGCCGCGACATGGGCCTTTTCGCGAGGCGTGGCGGCGGCCGACGCCACCTCGGCCGCGGCCAGAGCCTCGCGCGCGGCCGGCACGGTCGCCTGGTTGAAAGCGGCGAGCGTCAGATAGCCGCGCAGGACCTGGCCGAGGCAGAAATCGGGGTCGAGATCGAGGCAGGCCTTGACCCGCGCCGCGGTATCGAGCCGATAGCCGAGATAGCCGGCCACGGCATGGTCGAAGGCGGCGGCCGCAGCCTCCGAGGCGCAGGTGACGGCAAGTCCGCGACAGTCGCTCGGCATCGGCTCGTTCCCTCCCTGCGGCTCCGCCATGGTCACGCGGCCCGCATGGTCTTGTCCAGCCGCAGGACTTGACGGGCCGGGGCAAGGCGCGCAGATTCGGGGCTCACTCTGAGGGGAGCCCCACGCGGGGGGCTGAGAGGCTGCGACATCGGCGGCGACCCTTGAACCTGATCCGGATCATGCCGGCGGAGGGACAGGGATGGACGTTGCACCGTCGTCGACGCGCAAGCCTGATATCAGCATCATCGGGGCCGGCATTGCCGGGCTCTGGCAGGCCTTGACCTTCGCCCGGGCCGGCTATGCCGTGACGCTCTACGAGCGCGGCGACGCCGGGATGGCGGCGAGCACCAGCCATTGGGCCGGCGGCATGCTGGCGCCCTGGTGCGAACGCGAGGCGGCCGAGGATGTCATCGTCGCCCTCGGCAGCCGGTCTCTCGCGCTCTGGCGCGCGGCGCTTCCCGACGTGGCGCTCGATGGTTCGCTGGTCGTCGCGCATAGCCGCGACCGCGCCGATTTCGAACGTTTCGCCGCGATGACCGACCATCACCGGCGCCTCGACGCAGCGGCTCTCGCCGCGCTCGAGCCGGCGCTCGAGGGCCGGTTCCGCGAAGGCCTGTTCTTTGTGGGGGAGGGCCATGTCGAACCGCGGCGCGTCATGCCCGTCCTGCGCCGCCTGATCGCGGAAGCCGGCGCCGAGATCCGGTTCGGCGCCGCGCGCGAGCCGGGGGAGATCGAAGGCCTCGCGGCCGAGGGCTGGGTGATCGACTGCCGGGGGCTCGCGGCGCGGGACGCAGCGGCGCCCGCGCCGGCTTCGGGCCTGCGCGGCGTCAAGGGCGAGACGGTCCTGGTCGAAACCGGCGAGATCACGCTGTCGCGGCCGGTCCGCCTGCTCCATCCGCGCTGGCCGCTCTACGTGGTGCCGCGGGCCGAGAACCGCTTCCTGATCGGCGCCACCACGATCGAGACTGAAGGCACCGGCGTTTCCTTGCGATCGGCCCTGGAACTGATGTCGGCGGCCTATGCGCTGCATCCCGCCTTCGCCGAGGCACGCATCGTCGAGCTCGGCTCCGCGCTGCGGCCGGCCTTTCCCGACAATCGTCCGCGCATTGCGCGCCATGGCCGTATCATGTCCGTCAACGGCCTCTACCGGCATGGTTTTCTCATCGCCCCGGCCTTGGCCGAGCTGACGCTGGGGCTCGTCGCGGGGCCAGCGGCCGCCCCTGACATCCTGAATGCGCATCCGATCCTCGAGGAGGTCCTGGCATGATCCTGATCGTCAACGGCGAACGCACCGAGACATCGGCGGCGACGCTCGCCGTCCTGCTCGACGAGCTCGAATTCGAGCATCGGCACCTCGCGATCGCCGTCAACCACGAGGTCGTGCCGCGCCGGGCCTGGGCCGAGGCCGCGCTCAAGGACGGCGACGAGGTCGAGATCATCACGCCGCGCCAGGGAGGATGACGCCATGGTGAACTTCTACGGGCGCGACTGCACCTCGCGCATGATGGTCGGCACGGCGCTCTATCCTTCGCCCGCCATCATGCAGCAGGCGATCAAGGCTTCGGGTGCCGAGATCGTCACCGTCTCGGTGCGCCGGG
This portion of the bacterium YEK0313 genome encodes:
- the thiO gene encoding Glycine oxidase, translated to MDVAPSSTRKPDISIIGAGIAGLWQALTFARAGYAVTLYERGDAGMAASTSHWAGGMLAPWCEREAAEDVIVALGSRSLALWRAALPDVALDGSLVVAHSRDRADFERFAAMTDHHRRLDAAALAALEPALEGRFREGLFFVGEGHVEPRRVMPVLRRLIAEAGAEIRFGAAREPGEIEGLAAEGWVIDCRGLAARDAAAPAPASGLRGVKGETVLVETGEITLSRPVRLLHPRWPLYVVPRAENRFLIGATTIETEGTGVSLRSALELMSAAYALHPAFAEARIVELGSALRPAFPDNRPRIARHGRIMSVNGLYRHGFLIAPALAELTLGLVAGPAAAPDILNAHPILEEVLA
- the thiS gene encoding Sulfur carrier protein ThiS — protein: MILIVNGERTETSAATLAVLLDELEFEHRHLAIAVNHEVVPRRAWAEAALKDGDEVEIITPRQGG